From one Halosimplex rubrum genomic stretch:
- a CDS encoding MarR family transcriptional regulator, which translates to MTQADERVLEFLHEKEIIASPSVIGANIDYTGEYISRRCRKLADAGLVQRADATNYRITEKGERYLKGELDAEDLQIAD; encoded by the coding sequence ATGACTCAGGCCGATGAACGTGTCTTAGAGTTTCTCCACGAGAAGGAGATAATCGCGTCACCCAGCGTCATCGGCGCAAACATCGACTATACCGGCGAATACATCTCTCGACGATGTCGGAAGCTGGCCGACGCAGGACTCGTTCAACGAGCCGATGCTACGAATTATCGGATCACAGAGAAAGGTGAACGGTATCTCAAGGGAGAACTTGACGCCGAAGATCTTCAAATCGCAGATTGA